One window of bacterium genomic DNA carries:
- a CDS encoding helix-turn-helix transcriptional regulator: MAVATMNARTGLEQAFVAALNEFRQRLGYSIEEFGDDYVLSVSRLKNVLSGRTRPTRAFVEDVVDAMHDFLAWTAAHPYPEEPEAHEDFRAMAQCVIDAAGALR, encoded by the coding sequence ATGGCCGTCGCAACGATGAACGCGCGCACGGGATTGGAGCAGGCGTTCGTGGCCGCGCTCAACGAGTTCCGGCAGCGCCTCGGCTACAGCATCGAGGAGTTCGGGGACGACTACGTTCTCTCGGTCTCGCGGCTCAAGAACGTGCTCTCAGGCCGGACCCGCCCGACCCGGGCGTTTGTCGAGGACGTGGTAGATGCCATGCACGACTTCCTCGCGTGGACGGCCGCACACCCCTACCCGGAGGAGCCCGAGGCGCACGAGGATTTCCGCGCGATGGCGCAGTGTGTGATTGACGCGGCGGGGGCACTCCGGTGA